A single window of Salvia splendens isolate huo1 chromosome 6, SspV2, whole genome shotgun sequence DNA harbors:
- the LOC121809645 gene encoding probable inactive receptor kinase At5g67200 — protein MPPPPPPPKINLIPLLNPPSLKTQNTMLLSTLFLFLLTSAAAAASLPSDAASLLAFKSYADLDSKLFYTSNERFDFCHWRGVKCAQGRVVRYAVDGLALRGTVSASSLSALDQLRVLSLRNNSLSGPIPDLSPLLNLKTLFLDHNRFSGEFPISILFLHRLLILDLSHNDFAGSIPENLTVLDRLGYLRLDSNRFSGEIPPLNQSTLEIFNVSGNNLTGPIPVTPTLKKFRISSFAHNRDLCGEIINKPCRGYPFFNSPSDAAPPSSPLLQNAQSQPGITDISPPAEKKHHKIVGLILGLVTGALLLLAAVLSLVALIRKRREEKEERGSKIESNLDEEESGKPTSLISLQQPESANFEASESKKGKQPPRMMKSGSLTFCSGEEELYTLEQLMRASAELLGRGTIGTTYKAVMANQIVVSVKRLDACKTAVTSGEAFEQHLECVGVLRHPNLVPLRAYFQAKQERLIIFDYHPNGSLFNLIHGSRSTMAKPLHWTSCLKIAEDVAQGLAYIHQASKFVHGNLKSSNVLLGSDFEACVTDYCLVMLADTSAEDDPDFAGYRAPEIRKSARRATAKSDVYAFGILLVELLSGKPPSQHPLLAPPDLADWVRAMRDDDREDDMRLLMLVEVASICSLTSPEQRPTMWQVLKMITNIKEIMDDSSRDLDHGYL, from the exons atgcctcctcctcctcctcccccaaAAATTAACCTCATCCCCCTTTTAAACCCTCCTtcactcaaaactcaaaacacaATGCTTCTCTCCactctcttcctcttcctcctcacctccgccgccgccgccgcttccCTCCCCTCCGACGCCGCCTCCCTCCTCGCCTTCAAGTCCTATGCCGACCTCGACAGCAAGCTCTTCTACACCTCCAACGAGCGCTTCGACTTCTGCCACTGGCGCGGCGTCAAGTGCGCCCAGGGCCGCGTCGTGCGCTACGCCGTCGACGGCCTTGCCCTCCGCGGCACCGTCTCCGCCTCCTCCCTCTCCGCCCTCGACCAGCTCCGCGTCCTCAGCCTCCGCAACAACTCCCTCTCCGGCCCAATCCCCGACCTCTCCCCCCTCCTAAACCTCAAAACCCTATTTCTCGACCACAACCGCTTCTCCGGCGAGTTTCCGATCTCGATCCTCTTCCTCCACCGCCTCCTCATCCTCGATTTGTCTCACAACGATTTCGCCGGCTCGATTCCGGAAAACCTAACCGTTTTAGACCGGCTCGGGTACCTCCGCCTCGACTCCAACCGATTCTCCGGCGAGATTCCTCCGCTGAACCAGTCGACGCTGGAGATCTTCAACGTCTCCGGCAACAACCTCACCGGTCCGATTCCGGTCACGCCGACGCTGAAAAAGTTTAGGATCTCCTCATTCGCGCACAATCGAGATCTATGCGGCGAAATCATCAATAAACCCTGCCGCGGCTATCCTTTCTTCAATTCCCCCTCCGACGCCGCGCCGCCGTCCTCGCCGCTCTTGCAAAACGCCCAATCGCAGCCAGGAATCACCGACATTTCCCCTCCCGCCGAGAAAAAGCACCACAAAATCGTTGGCCTAATCCTAGGGCTAGTCACCGGCGCTCTCCTACTCCTCGCCGCTGTTCTCAGCCTCGTCGCGCTAATCCGAAAAAGGAGAGAGGAAAAGGAAGAGCGAGGATCGAAAATTGAAAGCAATCTCGACGAAGAAGAATCCGGCAAACCTACCTCATTAATCTCGCTGCAGCAGcctgaatccgcgaatttcgaAGCCTCGGAATCGAAAAAGGGGAAACAGCCTCCGAGGATGATGAAAAGCGGCAGCCTCACATTCTGCTCGGGCGAGGAGGAGCTGTACACGCTGGAGCAGCTGATGCGAGCGTCGGCGGAGCTGCTGGGGAGGGGCACCATTGGCACGACGTATAAAGCGGTGATGGCGAATCAGATCGTCGTGTCGGTGAAGAGGTTGGATGCGTGCAAAACCGCGGTAACAAGCGGGGAAGCGTTCGAGCAGCATTTGGAGTGTGTTGGTGTGCTTAGGCATCCAAATCTGGTTCCGCTCAGAGCTTATTTTCAGGCTAAGCAGGAGAGATTGATCATATTTGACTATCATCCCAATGGGAGCCTCTTCAATCTCATTCATG GTTCAAGATCAACGATGGCGAAGCCTCTTCACTGGACGTCATGCCTGAAAATCGCTGAAGACGTGGCTCAGGgcctcgcctacatccatcaaGCATCGAAATTCGTCCACGGGAACCTCAAATCCTCAAACGTCCTTCTGGGGTCCGACTTCGAGGCCTGTGTCACCGACTACTGCCTGGTCATGCTCGCAGACACCTCGGCGGAAGATGATCCCGACTTCGCCGGATACAGAGCTCCTGAGATCCGGAAGTCCGCACGCAGAGCCACTGCCAAATCCGACGTCTATGCCTTCGGCATCCTGCTGGTGGAGCTCCTCTCGGGCAAGCCCCCGTCCCAGCACCCCTTGCTCGCACCCCCTGATCTGGCCGACTGGGTGCGTGCAATGAGGGACGACGACAGGGAGGATGACATGCGGCTGCTGATGCTGGTCGAGGTGGCCAGCATCTGCAGCCTGACGTCGCCCGAGCAACGGCCAACGATGTGGCAGGTGCTGAAGATGATCACGAACATAAAGGAGATCATGGATGATAGCTCGAGAGATTTGGATCATGGCTACTTGTGA